A genomic region of Fusarium falciforme chromosome 4, complete sequence contains the following coding sequences:
- a CDS encoding Eukaryotic translation initiation factor 3 subunit M: MAAPKTAGQPTLVFVDGAFEDLAAEMADYLKAEDAKQLLSNEKAPSTEDVVAKLVSASAALNTVPEKEYTAASNLMIHLVLQSAEPKKHLPTLCTTFAKPLINSPVHGVGLSLNALTTVFNLLDPNDPVRARVFMEILKFLRSHGMYEGLRTYLDKLPEWLAAWGTDADFQRKIYEEVAEVALEAGEETQGYEYILKALRTFDGDEKDGVSSEDAQRLSLRAVKMALLSSTHFLFQDLRGIPSVQALSDSHPVYSQLLDIFAEQDLEDYNDFNDEHEGWVEKEKLDHEKLHRKMRLLTFASLAAATPSREIEYSKITRALQIPSEEIEMWAIDVIRAGLVEGKLSQQRQHFLVHKVTYRVFGQKQYQELATRVDHWRSTLQNVLGVLRQEQANAKAQKEREIQDLERKVANAGLGGNQEGGNRRRQGQQREQREPREQQQPRERTENDD, encoded by the exons ATGGCCGCCCCCAAGACTGCCGGCCAGCCCACTCTGGTCTTTGTCGATGGAGCCTTCGAGGACCTCGCCGCCGAGATGGCCGACtacctcaaggccgaggatgcCAAGCAGCTCCTGAGCAACGAGAAGGCCCCCTCCACCGAGGATGTCGTGGCCAAGCTCGTTTCGGCCTCTGCCGCTCTCAACACCGTCCCCGAGAAGGAGTACACTGCCGCCTCCAACCTCATGATCCACCTGGTGCTGCAGTCCGCCGAACCTAAGAAGCACCTGCCCACCCTCTGCACCACCTTCGCCAAGCCCCTCATCAACTCTCCCGTCCACGGCGTCGGCCTGTCGCTCAACGCCTTGACCACCGTCTTCAACCTGCTCGACCCCAACGACCCCGTCCGCGCTCGCGTTTTTATGGAGATCCTCAAGTTCCTGCGATCGCACGGCATGTACGAGGGCCTGCGGACGTACCTCGACAAACTGCCCGAGTGGCTCGCCGCCTGGGGTACCGATGCCGACTTTCAGCGCAAGATCTATGAGGAGGTTGCCGAGGTGGCCCTGGAGGCCGGTGAGGAGAC GCAAGGATACGAGTACATCCTCAAGGCTCTGCGGACATTCGATGGCGACGAAAAGGACGGCGTCTCCTCCGAGGATGCCCAGCGATTATCCCTCCGCGCCGTCAAGATGGCCCTCCTCTCCAGCACCCACTTCCTCTTCCAAGACCTGCGGGGCATCCCCAGCGTGCAGGCTCTCAGCGACTCCCACCCCGTTTACTCGCAACTCCTCGACATCTTTGCTGAGCAGGACCTCGAGGACTACAACGACTTCAACGACGAGCATGAGGGTTGggttgagaaggagaagctggatcACGAGAAGCTCCACCGCAAGATGCGCCTCCTGACCTTTGCCAGCCTGGCGGCCGCCACCCCCAGCCGCGAGATTGAGTACTCCAAGATCACAAGGGCCCTTCAGATCCCCTCagaggagattgagatgtGGGCTATCGACGTGATCCGCGCCGGCCTCGTCGAGGGCAAGCTCTCTCAGCAGCGCCAGCACTTCCTTGTCCACAAGGTGACGTACCGCGTCTTTGGCCAGAAGCAGTACCAGGAGCTGGCCACCCGCGTTGACCACTGGCGGTCGACGCTGCAGAACGTCCTCGGCGTCCTGCGCCAGGAGCAGGCCAAcgccaaggcccagaaggAGCGCGAGATCCAGGACCTTGAGCGCAAGGTCGCCAACGCCGGCCTGGGCGGTAACCAGGAGGGTGGcaaccgccgccgccagggTCAGCAGAGGGAGCAGCGGGAGCCCcgcgagcagcagcagccccgCGAGCGAACGGAAAATGACGACTAG